Below is a genomic region from Pseudomonas sp. JQ170C.
AGAAGCTGACCGAGTCGCAGATCTGCGGCTTGTACCGTGTTCCGCCGCACCTGGTGGCGAGTATGGAGAAGATGACGCTCAACAACATCGAACACATGGGCATGAGCTTCGTGAACTATTCCCTGGTTCCGATCATGACCCGCATCGAGCACCGCATTCAGGTTGGCCTGCTCAACGAGAAAGACCGCCTAAACCATTACGCCAAATTCAACGCCGGGGCCCTGATGCGAGGCGACCTCAAGGGGCGCTACGAATCCTATGGCAAGGGTATCCAGTGGGGGATTTTGAGCCCCAATGATTGCCGAGAGCTGGAGGATGAGAACCCCCGCGAAGGTGGCGACATCTACTTGACCCCAATGAACATGACCACCAAGCCGGAGGGCGGCAACAGTGCTTAAGAAAATGCGTGTCCCCTTTGAGCTCAAGGCGCTGTCCGAGGCCGGCGAGTTCGAGGGGTATGGCTCCGTGTTCGGGGTCAAGGATCATGGCTCCGATATCGTCATGCCTGGCGCCTTTACCGATTCGCTGATCGAGTGGAAGGGCAAGAACAAATTGCCGCCGGTTCTTTGGCAGCACAAGACCCACGAGCCCATCGGCCCTCACACCGACATGAAGGAGGATGAGAAGGGCCTGTATGTAAAAGGCCAGTTGCTGATCGATGACGATCCGCTCGCTCGCCGGGCCTATGCCCACATGAAGGCTCGCAGCGTGACCGGTTTATCTATCGGCTACACGCTCGATGATTGGGAGTGGGACAGCGTCAAGGGCGCCTACCTGCTCAAGAAGATCACCCTGTGGGAAGTGTCGGTGGTTACGTTCGCCATGAACGAGGCGGCTTATGTCACTGATGTGAAATCTCTGCTGGAGCGCGGGGAAACCCCGCCGCCCAGCAAAGTGGAGCGAGCCCTGCGAGAGGTAGGGTTTTCCGGCTCCCAAGCCAAGGCCTTCATGGCCAAGGGCTACGGCGCAGTTTCACCGCGAGAGGCGGGTGCCGACGACGCACTTCAATCACTGAAATCCCTTTTGGACAAAATGTAAGGAGCCTCTCATGGCTGTTGAAAAGAAAGACATCGATGACGTCGCCGAAGCCCTGGGCCGTAAGTTCGACGAGTTCAAGAAGACCAACGACAAACGCATCGAAGGGCTGGAGGAGGAGAAGGGCAAGCTCTCTGGCCAGGTCGACACCCTGAGCGAAAAGCTGGGCGACCTCGACTCGCTGAAGTCGGCGCTGGAAAAGGAGCTGGCCGACCTGAAGCGTCCCGACGGCACCGGCACCAAGGCTGCCAGCGAGCACAAGACCGCGTTCATGCAGTTCGTCCGCAAGGGCATCGATACCGGCCTGGGCGACCTCCAGGCGAAAGCCTTGCAGATCGGTAACGATGCCGATGGCGGCTACGCGGTGCCGGAAGAACTGGACCGCAGCATCATTGAACTGCTGAAAGACACTTCGCCGATGCGCCAGGTGTGTAACCAGATCACTGTCGGTACCCCAGACTACAAGCGCCTGGTCAGCTTGGGCGGCGCTGGCTCTGGCTGGGTCGGCGAGACCTCTGCGCGCCCTGCGACCGGAACCCCGACTTTGGGTCAGATTGCCGCGTTCATGGGCGAGATCTACGCCAACCCGCAGGCCACCCAGACCAGCCTGGACGACATCTTCTTCAATGCCGAGGCCTGGCTGAATGCTGAGGTGGCTCGCGAGTTCTCCGAGAAGGAAGGCGCCGCTTTTACCAGTGGAGATGGTGTCAACAAGCCTAAAGGCTTCTTGGCTTACGATCTTGTTCTGGACGACGACAAGACCCGTGCGTTCGGTAAGCTGCAGAAACTGATCTCAGGCACCGCCGGCGGCTTCAATGGCGACAAGATCATTGATCTGATCCACTCGCTGAAAGCAGGCTATCGCGCCAATGCCCGCTTCATGATGACCAACCTGACCGTCGCCTATGTCCGTAAGCTGAAGGACAGTCAGGGCAACTACCTGTGGCGCCCGGGCCTCGAAGCTGACAAGCCGTCCACCTTGCTGGGCTACGGCATTGTGGAGAACGAGGACGTGCCTGACGTCGCCGCCGACGCCAACGCCATCTCTTTCGGCGACTTCCAGCGCGGCTACACCATCGTGGACCGCATCGGTACCCGTGTGCTGCGCGACCCCTACACCAACAAGCCCTACGTGGGCTTCTACACCACCAAGCGCGTCGGCGGCATGCTCGTCGATTCCCAGGCGATCAAGGTCCTCACCCTGAGCGCGGCCTGACTGTGTGGGCGCCTACGGGCGCCCATCCACTGGAGTATTTATGCCGATTATTTCCGTAGAAACGCCGTTCAAGTTCGCCGAGGGTGGCAACGAGGTGGTTGAGATCCCGGTCGGCGAACACGACGTCTCCGATCGCTGTGCGCTGGTGGCTGTTGAGCATTTGGGGGTGGCCACCTATCTCGATGGGCAAGGCCGCGCTGAGGTCGACCCATTCAAGATGAGCGTGCCAGAGCTTAAAAAGTGGCTGGCCGCCAAAGGCATCGCGTTCGACCCTGGCGCGAAGAAGGAAGAGCTGAAGGCGCTGGTCCCGAAAAATGATTGATCTGGTGAGCGTGAAGGCGCATCTCCGGGTGGATGGTGACGAAGAGGACGTTTTGATTCAGGGCTACACGGACGCAGCCCTGAGCACCTTCGAGCTCTGGACCAATCGCACACTGATCGAGGAAGGTGCCGCGCTGCCTGACCCAGTTGGTAATGCCTTGAAAATCACCAAGGCCATTCGGCAGGGCGCCCTTCTGTTGATCGGGCACTGGTACGCAAGTCGCGAGACTGTCGTTATCGGAACGATCACCGCCGAACTCCCCATGGCCACCAACGCGCTGTGGAAGCCGCATCGCTGGGTGAACATATGAGGGCAGGCCCGCTGAAGCATCGGTGCGTGGTGACGAAGCCGCACCGACAGAAGAACGCGTCCGGTGGTGCCATCGAGACCTGGCTGGACGCCGGAAAGGTCTGGGCGGAAATCACCATGCCGACCGGCCGTGTCGCTCCATTCGCCGAGCAACTACAGGCGGTTATCAGTGCGGAGATCCGCATCAGGCCCCGGGCGGACATCGTAGCGGGCTGGCGACTCAGCGAAGGCGGCGTGACCTACAAGGTCGAGGCCCCATTGCTTGATAACGACCGCACCATGATGCGCCTGCTGTGTTCCACCGTTTCTAATCCATGAGGTACACCCAATGAAGATTCGTGCACTGGGCCCGCTCTCCGGCGCTTCTGGCGATCGCGTGAAGGGCGAAGAGTTCGAGGTGGACAAAGCGTATGGCAAGGGCCTGGTTGCCCGAGGCTATGCCGAGGAAGTCACCGAGAAGGCCGAAAAGCCAGCCAAAGTCGAAACGGCTAAGGAGTAATCCATGGCCGCTCGCCGCTCCAGGATGTCCGGCGACTTCAAGCTTCGACGGCTTCTGCGCAATATCCACAAGAACATGGATAACGAGCTGAAGCCTGCAATGCAGGAGGCCGCTGACCGAGTGCTGCAAACGATGAAGGACCTGGTACCCAAGGACACGGGAGATGCAGCAGCAGCGCTGACGGCGTTTGTCTCGTCTAGCGGTCTGAACGCCGAGGTTGGTTTGCGTGGCAAGCTCAACAATCAGCGTTACTTTTACCTGCGCTTCATCGAGTACGGCACAAAAGGTTACTCCGGCAAGCTGTACCACCGCACGGACATCAATGCCGTGTCGGGTTCGCACACCACCAATCGGGACCGCTCGAAGCTCAGCGGCAAGAACCGGCTCGGGCGCCGCGATACGAAGAACAAGAGCGACGGCACAACCTTCTTCGGCAAGTACCCGGACATTCCGGCCAGGCCGGCACATCCTTGGCTCCGGCCTGCGATGCAGGTCAACCGGGAGTTCGTTCTGGCGGAGATCGAGGCGGCGATCACCCGCACGCTTCGTAAGGCAAGTCAGGGGGTAGGCAATGGCTGATCCATCCGTTGCCCTTCAAGAGGCACTGTTTGCGCGGCTTGAGGCTGAAGTCAGTTGCCCCGTATTCGACGGCGCGCCGATGAACACTCCGAAGCCCTATGTCTCCATTGACCGGGAAGTCTCGTCGAACATTCGCCCGATCGCGGGGCGCAAGCGCGAGCAACGCCTGATCTATCTCTCGGTGTGGTCCGATGCTATCGGTCAGGCCGAGGTCAAGCGCATCAACGGCGAGATCATCAATGCCCTGGACGAGCGCAGACTGCCGCTGGCCACCGGCCGAGCGGTGTCTGTCCGCGTCGAGCAGGTTGATGCCCAGCGAGACGCCGACGGCATTACCTACCAGGGCTCGATCACGGTTCGCGTGATCACCACCCACTGAACCCAACACCGGCCGCGCTGCGGCTTTTATCCAATGTGCCTTTGGAGGAACCCCCATGGCCGAAGACAATCTCAATACAGCTGCCGGTTGCCGGATCGCGCTCGGCGGCAAAACTGGTGCTGACACCGAAACCGAGTACAAGGCTGATACCTACGTCGATATTGGCGAGGTCGAAGACCTTGGCGAGTTCGGCGATACCTTCAGCAGCGTTACCTTCACTTCGCTGCGCGATGGCCGGGTGCGCAAGTACAAAGGCACCGCCGATGCTGGCGACCTGACCGTAGCTGTCGGCCTGGACAACGGCGACGCCGGCCAGGTAGCCCTGAAGGGCGCGCACAAGGACCGCAGCAAGGGCGACTACAACATCAAGATCACCCTGAACGACGGCGATCCTGATGCCAACCCTGTGATCAACCCGACCACGTTCTACTTCCGTGGCAAGGTGATGAACAACACCGTTGCTGCAGGCAGCGCCGATAACGTTGTTCGTCGCAACGTCACCATCGGCATCAACTCCGACATCCTCGAGCTGATCCCGGCCCCGGTCACCCCATAACGCGCGGGGCTCCGGCCCCGGCTTCACAGGAAGTAATCCATGAACAAGACTTTGCACGGCACTTTTACCGTACAGGTGGGTGAGGAGTCATTCGACCTGGTGCCGACTCTCAAGGCAGTGCGCGCAATTGAGGCTCGCTTTGGCGGCCTGCGCGGTGCGTCGCAGGTGATCACCGCCCTGAGTGTGGATGGTGTCGCGATCATCATCGCCGCCGGCGCCGGCCTGGAGGGCAAGGCGGCCGAAGCCATCCCTGAGAAGGTCTGGCAGGCTGGTGTGCTCGAAGTGTCGACTCAGGTGAATGCCTACCTGGCGGCGCTGTACAACCCTCGGGGAGCCGACAAGGGAAACGCGGCAGCCGGGAAGGCGTAAGCGTCGTCGAGGACGGCAGCTACGTTGACCGGCTGTTTGCGATTGCTACGGGCTGGCTTGGTTGGTCACCCCGGGCGGCCTGGCGCACACCGCTCCCTGAGTTGTTCCTGGCCCTGGATGCCCGGATCGAATGGACGCAAATGACCAACCCATTCGGCAGCGGAAAGGCAGCGGGCCCGAAGGAGAAGCCCAAGGCTTCGACCGTAGCGGACAAGCTGCGGCAGGCGCTGACTGGGAGAAAAGCGCACTAGTGCTTGGCCGGACTTTGATACCCTTCCGCTTTTCGAAGGGAGAACTTTATGCGTGAATGGATCTATGCCGGCGCACTATTGATGCTGTCTGGCTGCGGGGGTGGAGATGACTCTGGCAAGTCCGCCACCCAGCCCGCAGCGCAAAAAGTTGGAACCATAGCTGATTGGATCATGAAGGACTATCCAGATAACTCCATAATAATCGGCAGTGATAAATCAGATCCGACCTATGGGAAGTTTAAGGATGTTATTTCTAGGGTTAATCAAGAAAAGAACGATGCGGCCGAGTTAGTGGCTAGAAAGTGCCAGCGTGTTGCTAGCGTACTCTTTATGCGAAGAGAGAGCTCGCTGGATAATCTTCGATTTATGGTTGACTGTGAGTCAGGCGAGCGCTATGAAGTAACGAGCAGTGATATTTCTCGGGGGGCATCGGTGCGCCCTGATTCCGAAAAAGCCATAGGCAGAGTTGACGCTATCAAAAAGTGTAAGGAGCTAGTGTCTGATAAGTATCCGGATAGGAGTCTGTTGGACTTTAGTGAATTTTCAGATTCTAACTACTATAAAGCGCAAAACGGCAATGTGCGACTTCTTCTCGGTTTCCAAGAAACTAATGCGATTGGAACCAAATCGAACTGGCGCGCAGCTTGTATCTTTGACACCGATTGGAAAGGTGAGGTGGTTATAACCTCGAACTAACAACGTCTGCGTTATGTGATTTCCGAAGCCTGACCTAGCGTCAGGCTTTTTTGTGGAGAGACTATGGCTGATCAACAAATCCAAGGGATGCTGGTCCAGATCGAGGCTACCACCGCTCAGTTGCGCCGCGAGCTGGCCCATGCCGATCAGTTGGTTGGACGAACAGCGCAGTCCATCGACCGCAACCTGGCTCAAGTTGACTCTGCGTTCGACAGAGCTGGCGCCGCAGCTGAACAAGCCGGCTCTCTGATCCGTGGGGCTTTTGCTGCTGTTGCTGGAGCTGGGCTTGTCGGCGGGATTATCAAGCAAGTTGATGCATACGGGCAGATGTCCGATCGGATGAAGGCCGCTGCCGGCAGCTCAGGCGAGTACCAGATGGTGCAGGAGCATCTTCTGCGCACGGCTCAGGAGACATATCGCCCCCTGGCGGAGGCGCAGGAGCTGTACATCCGCACGGCTGATGTGATGCGCAATCTTGGGCTCAACACCCAGCAGACGCTCGATATCACCGATAGCTTCAGCTTCCTTCTGGTGACCAACGCGGCCTCAGCTGATAAAGCAGGCTCAGCGCTGGATGCCTATTCCAAGGCGCTCCAGACAGGAAAGGTAGAGGCCGATGGTTGGATCTCCATCCAGAGCGCAATGCCTACCATCGTGCAGGCGATTGCCAGCGCAACCGGCAAGAGCGCGGACGAGATTCGCAAACTTGGCGTAGAGGGCAAGCTTTCGCTCGACGACCTCAATACCGGCCTGCTGCGAACCGTTGAGGTGAACCGCAAGGCGGCGGCTGACATGTCGACCAGCGTTCAGGATGCCCTGACTAACATCAGCACTGCCGTCGGAACTTTTCTTGGAAACCTAGAGGATCGCACCGGAGCAGTGGGCGGACTGTCAAAGGTGCTGCTCCTGCTGGCCGACAACGTTAACTTGGTGGCGGCTGCGATGGCAGGTGCTGGCGCAGCTGCGCTGACCAACTATGCGGCCAAGTCAGGGTTGGCGCTGCAGGCTGCGCTGGCTCAGCGCGCGGCCGAGGTCGAAAATGCGCGTGCCGCGCTACGCGCCGCGGACGCTCAGCGAATCTACGCCCAAGCTCAGTTGCAGCAGGCCCAGGCATCGGTGGCTGCAGCCAGTGGGATGCAGAGGCTTTCGCTGGTCCAGACGCAG
It encodes:
- a CDS encoding phage major capsid protein, giving the protein MAVEKKDIDDVAEALGRKFDEFKKTNDKRIEGLEEEKGKLSGQVDTLSEKLGDLDSLKSALEKELADLKRPDGTGTKAASEHKTAFMQFVRKGIDTGLGDLQAKALQIGNDADGGYAVPEELDRSIIELLKDTSPMRQVCNQITVGTPDYKRLVSLGGAGSGWVGETSARPATGTPTLGQIAAFMGEIYANPQATQTSLDDIFFNAEAWLNAEVAREFSEKEGAAFTSGDGVNKPKGFLAYDLVLDDDKTRAFGKLQKLISGTAGGFNGDKIIDLIHSLKAGYRANARFMMTNLTVAYVRKLKDSQGNYLWRPGLEADKPSTLLGYGIVENEDVPDVAADANAISFGDFQRGYTIVDRIGTRVLRDPYTNKPYVGFYTTKRVGGMLVDSQAIKVLTLSAA
- a CDS encoding phage head closure protein; its protein translation is MRAGPLKHRCVVTKPHRQKNASGGAIETWLDAGKVWAEITMPTGRVAPFAEQLQAVISAEIRIRPRADIVAGWRLSEGGVTYKVEAPLLDNDRTMMRLLCSTVSNP
- a CDS encoding HK97 family phage prohead protease; this encodes MLKKMRVPFELKALSEAGEFEGYGSVFGVKDHGSDIVMPGAFTDSLIEWKGKNKLPPVLWQHKTHEPIGPHTDMKEDEKGLYVKGQLLIDDDPLARRAYAHMKARSVTGLSIGYTLDDWEWDSVKGAYLLKKITLWEVSVVTFAMNEAAYVTDVKSLLERGETPPPSKVERALREVGFSGSQAKAFMAKGYGAVSPREAGADDALQSLKSLLDKM
- a CDS encoding head-tail connector protein, which encodes MIDLVSVKAHLRVDGDEEDVLIQGYTDAALSTFELWTNRTLIEEGAALPDPVGNALKITKAIRQGALLLIGHWYASRETVVIGTITAELPMATNALWKPHRWVNI
- a CDS encoding HeH/LEM domain-containing protein → MPIISVETPFKFAEGGNEVVEIPVGEHDVSDRCALVAVEHLGVATYLDGQGRAEVDPFKMSVPELKKWLAAKGIAFDPGAKKEELKALVPKND
- a CDS encoding DUF3168 domain-containing protein, which encodes MADPSVALQEALFARLEAEVSCPVFDGAPMNTPKPYVSIDREVSSNIRPIAGRKREQRLIYLSVWSDAIGQAEVKRINGEIINALDERRLPLATGRAVSVRVEQVDAQRDADGITYQGSITVRVITTH
- a CDS encoding HK97-gp10 family putative phage morphogenesis protein, with amino-acid sequence MAARRSRMSGDFKLRRLLRNIHKNMDNELKPAMQEAADRVLQTMKDLVPKDTGDAAAALTAFVSSSGLNAEVGLRGKLNNQRYFYLRFIEYGTKGYSGKLYHRTDINAVSGSHTTNRDRSKLSGKNRLGRRDTKNKSDGTTFFGKYPDIPARPAHPWLRPAMQVNREFVLAEIEAAITRTLRKASQGVGNG